The sequence below is a genomic window from Acidobacteriota bacterium.
CGCCAACGCGTCCACCGCCTTCAAGGCCGGGTTGTTGCGCGATGCCCGCTCGAGGTTGAGGTTGTCGCGCGAATCCACCAGCAGAGCCTTGCCCTCGATGCCGAGGCCGGAGAGGGACTTCGCCAACTCCTGGGTGCGGTGACTCGCCAGCTCGAGGGAGTCGAGAACGGTGATCTGCTCGGCGGCGATCTTGCGCGACAGCGCCGACTTCAGGGCGTTGCGCTTCTCACGGGCCGAAAGCTTCTTCTCGTAGCTGCGCGGTTGCGGACCGTGGACGATGCCACCCTTGCGCCACTTGGGGTTGCGGATGTCGCCCACCCGCGAGCGCCCGGTGCCCTTCTGACGCCACAGCTTGCGACCGGAACCGGAGACCTCGGAGCGGGTCTTGGTCTTGTGCGTGCCGCGGCGAGCGGCGGCCTGGACCGCTTGCACCGCCTCGTGGATCAGGTGCTCGTTGTAGGGATATCCGAACACCGCCTCCGGGAGCTCGATCTCCCGCAGCGTCTTGTTGTCGAGATTCTTGACTGCGATCTTCATCTCTCAGATCCCTTCGACCTAGCCGCGCTTGGCACGCTGGATGGCGATGTAACCGCCACGCGAGCCCGGCACGGAGCCCCTCAGGTAGATCAAGTTGCGCTCTTCGTCGACCTTCACCACCAGCAGGTTCTTGGTGGTGATCCGGGCCGCTCCCATCTGACCCGGCAGACGAACTCCCGGGAAGACGCGAGAGGGGTATGCGGACTGACCGATCGAGCCCGGGGCGCGGTGGAACATCGAGCCGTGGGTGGCGCGTCCACCGCCGAAGCCGTGACGCTTGATCACCCCCTGAAAGCCCTTGCCCTTGCTCGTCCCGATGACGTCGACGTAGT
It includes:
- the rplD gene encoding 50S ribosomal protein L4 encodes the protein MKIAVKNLDNKTLREIELPEAVFGYPYNEHLIHEAVQAVQAAARRGTHKTKTRSEVSGSGRKLWRQKGTGRSRVGDIRNPKWRKGGIVHGPQPRSYEKKLSAREKRNALKSALSRKIAAEQITVLDSLELASHRTQELAKSLSGLGIEGKALLVDSRDNLNLERASRNNPALKAVDALAVNVYDVVGRPHLLLSEGALNRLLEVLSK
- the rplC gene encoding 50S ribosomal protein L3, whose translation is MQGILGKKLGMTQIFQDNGRAVPVTVVQAGPCRVVQRKTADNDGYDAVQVGLVEDDTPNQVNSPMSGHFKKAGVEPARFLAEFHVEADAELAAGDEYKASIFAEDDYVDVIGTSKGKGFQGVIKRHGFGGGRATHGSMFHRAPGSIGQSAYPSRVFPGVRLPGQMGAARITTKNLLVVKVDEERNLIYLRGSVPGSRGGYIAIQRAKRG